The DNA region ATCTAGAACCGAAagcaacatttttaatatatttatttttcattttattgtttaaatattttgaataaaatatatttttcactGCGAATACTTGGGGGTACTCATCAATATACACCCACATATTCTCTCTCTGCATACCAAATTAACCAAACTTTTTAGGCAAGATGGGGAAATGAACGGAAAGCCAAACGAAACGTGGCGAATGCGTTAATATATTCAAGCAGGCCTCATCATCAGCGTCGTCAACGTTTTGTGTTAGCCATATAATTTATGCGcgttttaatttcatttggtGCCTAACAAGTGCCACGCCCTCCTCGGGAGCTCTCAGACGGTGAAAGGCTTTGGAAATAGGGTAATGAAACCGGAGAACGGGGAGAATATGTTATTTTGACACCTTCAAGGTTGCGCCCTCCTCAGACAACTTCCGTCGATTCTCTTGGGTTCGAAAATTCGGGGGGCTCAAAGGTAAATGTCAAGGAATCAAGGTACGAATAGAAAGGACTAATCAACCTGGGGAATTGAACAAAGTTGGAAATAGAGACACTCTTCCAAAGCCATATTTTAACAGGAAACTTCGTTTGCGAAGAATCCTAATGTTATTAAACTATTGCTGTATTTTTGTATGTTTTTCTTGTAATATGTTTGTTAAGCTTCACTGCACTATATAACATCTTCTTTTCACTccattattattttccaaaaaaGCTTGAATTCGGGTATCATTACCGAAACCTGTCTTAACAGTCTGCGATAAGAAATCAAAATGTGGggataaatataaatataataataaggcaaagaaaaacaaaacataaagCAATCCATTCATAAATTCAAAGACTTATCTATCGTAAGTCCCACTGAAGCGGAATTTCATGTTATCATTCTCACAATCGTTCAATTTTAGCGGCGATAAGATTTCTGATAAGATTACTGCAAACTCCTATCTTTTTAAGAAGTGTTCTTCAGGTTACAGCTGtctgtatttttatttataggCGATTGTGGGCGATTCAGTAGGGCAATTTTTAAAGATCTCTCTTTTAGTCTGGAAAAAGAGACAGTGAAGCCATGTTGCGTTTCGGAATACTCTGCTGCCTTTTCGTTTTACATTTTCCAGCTGTGCAAAATAAAGGCGAGGTGTGTACACTCCAATCAATTTGCAATAATATTGCAGACGTAAAGTCAGAGGTTGCAGCCGTGCggtaaaaacattaaaataatatccGGTATAAATTACCATTAAAAGCAAATTGCAGGGAAATTTTGGAAGACTTGGACCGAAAATTCGACCAGTTGGAGCTGAAAAAATACCCAGAGAGCTGCGCTGAGTCAACGGAGACTAAGCTGCTGATCCGTTTGCCCGGGTACAGTGAGGCCCCTTTTTTGGTGACCTGCGATCAGAATAACTACGGTGGAGGTTGGACTGTATTGATGCGACGAACCGATGGAAGCGAGGAGTTTTACCGCGACTGGAAGGACTACAAGAAGGGATTTGGCCAGTTGGACAACGAATTCTTCCTGGGGCTAGAGAAGTTTCATGCGCTGACCTATTCCGCGACCCAAGAATTGATGGTTGTCCTGGAGGACTACGACGGAAATGTACGCTATCAGCACTACGAAAGCTTCATGATCGGCCCAGAGTCCAACAACTTCACCCTAGAAACGATGGGTTCTAATGATGGTGACGCAGGAGACTCGTTCGTCCGTCATGTGGGCATGCAGTTTAGTACTAAGGATCGCGATAACGACATAGACAAAAATAAGAGTTGTGCTGTATTTTTTAGAGGTGCTTGGTGGTACTATCGTTGCCATTTGAGGTAACTATTTCTTAATTTCGAAACTCAAACCAAGCTTTAttggaatttaattattttttgtttttcagtGCCTTGACTGGTGTGTATGGCGATAGTTCCTATGGACAAGGCGTGTTTTGGCATTCGTGGCGTGGATATTATTACTCTTACAAACGAGCCGTAATGATGATTAGGCCGACGGCTTATTCTTCAAAGTAAACTTATTGAACTTATTTTGTGTGTCatgctgaaaaataaaaaaattaatttccacATAGTCAATGGACATTTAGGTCATACAATTATCtgcattataaaaataaacattttacaatAGGTACAATTGCATTGCGTTTCATTAACTATTTACAAAATGACAAAgcttttaaaaacaaattcattTTGTTAAGGTACAAAATGACATAaataatgttttatatttatatttttacttcATAAGTTGTACGATCTTCGATAATAAAATACGAAGTACAAAATGCACGAAATAATTACACTTCAAAACGAGAGTAGGGTATTCCCCCATCGCTCCTTGTGTCGAATATCACCTCCATTTGTTATCCTTAACACCAAATCCTTTTTGCATATTGTTTTGTTATTCTTGCTCCCCCGCTTTCATTATTTAACACATTTCAAAATTCACAATTCAAAACGTGTTAATTAGCAGGCGGCGAAAAGGGGCGGAAGTTGGGGGTGGGAAATTCTTTCTCTCCGCAAATGTGTTAATAACTGGGGGAAAGGGGCCACGCCCTCCCCACGCGACTTTCATTTCCGCGCCGCCTTCTTGAGTTTTGGATGTCAATAAAATTAGCATTCGCATTGGcctttgtttctgtttttgtttttgttttgctgtcGCACAAATTAAACTGTTTCGAGGGCGTGGCCACATTACGCAACTAAATATTCATGCGAAGGAAATTCCAGAGGCCTCGTTTCCCGACTTTTCCTTTCCGGCCCTGCCTCAATTGACGCCTCGAGCGAAAGGAAAACTCTTTTCCCCCCCGGGGAGCAGACATAACTATCAAATTACCCAAGGATATGTGTTTTCGGGGTAAGTCATAAAAGCACCAATTCCTGACGGGTAGTGTAGTTTTGGCATCTGACGGAGCcaagttttaaat from Drosophila subpulchrella strain 33 F10 #4 breed RU33 chromosome 2L, RU_Dsub_v1.1 Primary Assembly, whole genome shotgun sequence includes:
- the LOC119548338 gene encoding ryncolin-1-like isoform X1, with the protein product MLRFGILCCLFVLHFPAVQNKGEVCTLQSICNNIADVKSEVAAVREILEDLDRKFDQLELKKYPESCAESTETKLLIRLPGYSEAPFLVTCDQNNYGGGWTVLMRRTDGSEEFYRDWKDYKKGFGQLDNEFFLGLEKFHALTYSATQELMVVLEDYDGNVRYQHYESFMIGPESNNFTLETMGSNDGDAGDSFVRHVGMQFSTKDRDNDIDKNKSCAVFFRGAWWYYRCHLSALTGVYGDSSYGQGVFWHSWRGYYYSYKRAVMMIRPTAYSSK
- the LOC119548338 gene encoding ryncolin-1-like isoform X2, encoding MRRTDGSEEFYRDWKDYKKGFGQLDNEFFLGLEKFHALTYSATQELMVVLEDYDGNVRYQHYESFMIGPESNNFTLETMGSNDGDAGDSFVRHVGMQFSTKDRDNDIDKNKSCAVFFRGAWWYYRCHLSALTGVYGDSSYGQGVFWHSWRGYYYSYKRAVMMIRPTAYSSK